TTAACCGGTCCGTAAactttgtaattaaatatagaGTTAAGTGATAAATTGAGTCCGTAAACTTTCAGCCACGTGTCAATTTAATCGGTGAGTTGTAAAATGTGTCTGTACAATagattttttaactttaaaagaaCGTTTGTGGACAGACGGTGGCACCGTAAAGTTTTTAACTTtgtgttgaaatttttttaattttatatttaatatttccttaaactatttaataatttttaatatttgataaatattaaaaatggaaaggatggataaatattttaaagttttaaggaTTATTTGAGACAATTTGTAAAATTGAGGGTAAAGGggtaatttaacctaaatataaatataatggtACCCTAAAATGATAAGGGCAATTTCGTCATTTCCCCCAGGACTCCAATTGGCTCGTTCCATTTCCGTCTAACCGGAGCTTTCTTCCTCATTTTCACTACGAGCGATTGACTGACTGTTCGAACATGCAGCAGGTAAACGAAACCCTAATCGAACTCGTATTGAACCACTAATTTTCCTTGTATCATACaaatttcctttctttttccgtTTTCTGACAATGGCGTTTTTTATGTGCGCAGGGCGGAGGATCTGAATCGGAGGTCACATGGGAGGACCAacagaatattaataaatttagtagGTTGAACAATCGGTTCCATGAGCTTGAGGATGAGATTAGAACAGCGAAGGTATTGATTTCATACGAGGAATCGGATATTTTAATGGTTTATTTTGCTCCTTACTTTAAATATCTGACGTCCTTGCTGATTGATGGATTTTGAGTATCGATGTGATATGAACTTCGAAGTTTCTCCTCTTGAATTTTGTGAGCGCTTGAAATGTTGCTAAAAACTTCAATTGAGTAGTTGCTTCTTATCCCATTTTCTTCTCAGATTCAATTTGTGTAACCACGGAGGAGGCAattcgagtttttttttttagtaaaacaAATGCCCGATAGAAGGGGTTAGATGAATCAAGTGATATATTGCCTAAAAGATTGATTATCTTGCTTTCAATTTGTACTGTGTCAATACACACCAGATGTTTTTTTGCTCTGTTCTACAGCATAGtatgttgttttctttcccATCTTTACTTTTTGGTGGTATTTGGGAGACTCTAGTTAGTGAAGCGATTCACCAATACTTGAACCTTGTGTCTCCTAAAGTTTTCCCTGCAACCAAATGTTTATTAGAGTGAGTGAGTTTGTGATGACTtttgagggattttttttttttcNGGGTCAATACACAccagatgtttttttttgctctGTTCTACAGCATAGtatgttgttttctttcccATCTTTACTTTGTGGTGGTATTTGGGAGACTCTAGTTAGTGAAGCGATTCATCAATTCTTGAACCTTGTGTCTCCTAAAGTTTGCCCTGCAACCAAATGTTTATcagagtgagtgagtgagtttgTGATGACTtttgagggatttttttttcaataagaaatttggaaaaaagCATTGGTTTGTTACTTCCTCGATGAGCATTCTAAAGTGCCTTCAAgggaattttcaaaatcacttttgGTTACTGTAAAAGTCACGTTGAATTCACCTCTGACAGTCGCTTTTCGTAGGAAACAAANTTGTTACGTTGAATTCACCTCTGACAGTCGCTTTTCGTAGGAAACAAATGATAATCTAGAGGATGCAAGTAATGAGTTGATTCTCAGTGATGAAGACGTGATTCGTTTTCATATTGGGGAAGTTTTTGCTCATGTACCAAGGGAAGAAGTAGAAGGCAGGTtggaagaaatgaaagaggaGAATGTTAAGAACTTGGAGAAACTCGAGGAAGAAAAGGATTCTATCGTGGCCCAGATGGCTGAGTTGAAGAAAATTCTgtatggaaagttcaaagactCCATCAATCTAGAGGATGATTAATACAGATAAGTTTTCTGAAGCTGTTTTGATTCTATGTTTTTTGGATCTCGATGTCGTGTTCTTTCATGTGGTCGTAGTCTTGGAATCCTctgaaatttttggaaaagtGACCTGATAGAAAAACTGATATTTTAGTCCAGATCAATAGATGTTTGTAGTTGCATGCTTGTCTCTATAACAAACATGAATATCCTGTGTTCCTTGACTAGTTTTATTAAATGGATGGATTCACTGAACTAGTTGCTAAATTGTTTCCCTGTTTATGCTTAAACTGTGGGGGAAAAGGGTTCCCTTGTGCTTTACCTCTTAACTCGTGGCTATTGAGCCATTGATagcttttcttcaaatttaccTCTTTTCTTTGCCTAAATACAT
The nucleotide sequence above comes from Cucurbita pepo subsp. pepo cultivar mu-cu-16 chromosome LG11, ASM280686v2, whole genome shotgun sequence. Encoded proteins:
- the LOC111804969 gene encoding probable prefoldin subunit 4; this encodes MQQGGGSESEVTWEDQQNINKFSRLNNRFHELEDEIRTAKETNDNLEDASNELILSDEDVIRFHIGEVFAHVPREEVEGRLEEMKEENVKNLEKLEEEKDSIVAQMAELKKILYGKFKDSINLEDD